The following coding sequences are from one Loxodonta africana isolate mLoxAfr1 chromosome 18, mLoxAfr1.hap2, whole genome shotgun sequence window:
- the OGFOD3 gene encoding 2-oxoglutarate and iron-dependent oxygenase domain-containing protein 3 isoform X3 codes for MAPQRRGAPKTPDGSGAAERLRPSSTRKDRAQQEAPRRGLKTAVLGACATLTALLLWSRMGGDDGVTEVLAHRMEVLPGRFIEVPCSEDYDSHRSFEGCTPRKCGRGISDVVISREEAVQIRSIAEKGLSLGGSDGGLPSFQASILDLHSGALSVGKHFVNLYRYFGDKIQSVFSEEDFQLYRDVRQKVQLTIAEAFGISASLLYLTKPTFFSRINTTEARTAHDEYWHAHVDKVTYGSFDYTSLLYLSDYLEDFGGGRFVFMEEGANKTVEPRVGRVSFFTSGSENLHRVEKVLWGTRYAITIAFTCNPDHSITDPTFT; via the exons CACCAGGAAGGACCGGGCCCAGCAGGAGGCCCCGAGGAGGGGGCTGAAGACCGCCGTGCTGGGGGCCTGCGCCACACTCACCGCGCTCCTGCTCTGGAGCCGTATGGGGGGCGACGATGGCGTCACCGAGGTCCTAGCCCACCGCATGGAGGTCCTGCCAGGCAGGTTCATTGAAGTACCCTGCTCTGAGGACTATGACAGCCACCGGAGTTTCGAAG GGTGCACCCCTAGGAAGTGTGGCCGTGGCATCTCAGACGTGGTCATCAGCAGGGAGGAGGCAGTGCAGATCCGCAG CATCGCGGAGAAGGGCTTGTCCCTGGGAGGATCAGACGGTGGG CTTCCATCTTTCCAGGCCTCCATTCTGGACCTGCACTCGGGGGCCCTGTCTGTGGGGAAGCACTTCGTGAACCTCTACAG GTACTTTGGGGATAaaatacaaagtgtcttctcagAAGAGGACTTCCAGTTATACCG GGATGTGCGGCAGAAAGTGCAGCTCACCATCGCTGAAGCCTTTGGCATCAGTGCATCCTTGCTGTACCTGACGAAGCCCACCTTCTTCTCCCGGATCAACACCACGGAGGCCCGGACAGCACATGATGAGTACTGGCATGCGCACGTTGACAAG GTGACCTATGGCTCCTTTGACTACACCTCACTGCTGTACCTGTCCGACTACCTGGAGGACTTTGGCGGAGGACGATTCGTGTTCATGGAGGAGGGAGCAAACAAGACGGTGGAGCCGAGAGTTG gCCGGGTCTCCTTCTTCACCTCGGGGTCCGAGAACCTGCACCGGGTGGAGAAGGTCCTCTGGGGCACACGCTACGCCATCACCATCGCCTTCACCTGCAACCCCGACCACAGCATCACAGACCCTACCTTCACGTAG
- the OGFOD3 gene encoding 2-oxoglutarate and iron-dependent oxygenase domain-containing protein 3 isoform X2 yields MAPQRRGAPKTPDGSGAAERLRPSSTRKDRAQQEAPRRGLKTAVLGACATLTALLLWSRMGGDDGVTEVLAHRMEVLPGRFIEVPCSEDYDSHRSFEGCTPRKCGRGISDVVISREEAVQIRSIAEKGLSLGGSDGGASILDLHSGALSVGKHFVNLYRYFGDKIQSVFSEEDFQLYRDVRQKVQLTIAEAFGISASLLYLTKPTFFSRINTTEARTAHDEYWHAHVDKVTYGSFDYTSLLYLSDYLEDFGGGRFVFMEEGANKTVEPRVEDLVVQWLKHSAANQRISCSNPPPVPHEKDVAACFREDYSLGNPMGQFHSVLWDRYELESTQQWPGLLLHLGVREPAPGGEGPLGHTLRHHHRLHLQPRPQHHRPYLHVASGALGMVLESCPRAPAQEQAHRGGFWTTLSAPCHLSPSHCTECLKG; encoded by the exons CACCAGGAAGGACCGGGCCCAGCAGGAGGCCCCGAGGAGGGGGCTGAAGACCGCCGTGCTGGGGGCCTGCGCCACACTCACCGCGCTCCTGCTCTGGAGCCGTATGGGGGGCGACGATGGCGTCACCGAGGTCCTAGCCCACCGCATGGAGGTCCTGCCAGGCAGGTTCATTGAAGTACCCTGCTCTGAGGACTATGACAGCCACCGGAGTTTCGAAG GGTGCACCCCTAGGAAGTGTGGCCGTGGCATCTCAGACGTGGTCATCAGCAGGGAGGAGGCAGTGCAGATCCGCAG CATCGCGGAGAAGGGCTTGTCCCTGGGAGGATCAGACGGTGGG GCCTCCATTCTGGACCTGCACTCGGGGGCCCTGTCTGTGGGGAAGCACTTCGTGAACCTCTACAG GTACTTTGGGGATAaaatacaaagtgtcttctcagAAGAGGACTTCCAGTTATACCG GGATGTGCGGCAGAAAGTGCAGCTCACCATCGCTGAAGCCTTTGGCATCAGTGCATCCTTGCTGTACCTGACGAAGCCCACCTTCTTCTCCCGGATCAACACCACGGAGGCCCGGACAGCACATGATGAGTACTGGCATGCGCACGTTGACAAG GTGACCTATGGCTCCTTTGACTACACCTCACTGCTGTACCTGTCCGACTACCTGGAGGACTTTGGCGGAGGACGATTCGTGTTCATGGAGGAGGGAGCAAACAAGACGGTGGAGCCGAGAGTTG AAgatctggtggtacaatggttaaaacactcagctgctaaccaaaggatcagctgttcaaacccaccacctgttccacatgagaaagatgtggcagcctgcttccgtgaagattacagccttggaaatcctatggggcagttccattctgtcttatgggatcgctatgagttggagtcaactcaacagtg gCCGGGTCTCCTTCTTCACCTCGGGGTCCGAGAACCTGCACCGGGTGGAGAAGGTCCTCTGGGGCACACGCTACGCCATCACCATCGCCTTCACCTGCAACCCCGACCACAGCATCACAGACCCTACCTTCACGTAGCCAGCGGGGCCCTGGGGATGGTGTTAGAGTCTTGTCCACGTGCCCCGGCTCAAGAACAAGCCCACCGAGGGGGCTTCTGGACCACACTGAGTGCCCCCTGCCATCTTAGCCCATCCCACTGCACAGAGTGCCTTAAGGGTTAG
- the OGFOD3 gene encoding 2-oxoglutarate and iron-dependent oxygenase domain-containing protein 3 isoform X5, with amino-acid sequence MAPQRRGAPKTPDGSGAAERLRPSSTRKDRAQQEAPRRGLKTAVLGACATLTALLLWSRMGGDDGVTEVLAHRMEVLPGRFIEVPCSEDYDSHRSFEGCTPRKCGRGISDVVISREEAVQIRSIAEKGLSLGGSDGGASILDLHSGALSVGKHFVNLYRYFGDKIQSVFSEEDFQLYRDVRQKVQLTIAEAFGISASLLYLTKPTFFSRINTTEARTAHDEYWHAHVDKVTYGSFDYTSLLYLSDYLEDFGGGRFVFMEEGANKTVEPRVGRVSFFTSGSENLHRVEKVLWGTRYAITIAFTCNPDHSITDPTFT; translated from the exons CACCAGGAAGGACCGGGCCCAGCAGGAGGCCCCGAGGAGGGGGCTGAAGACCGCCGTGCTGGGGGCCTGCGCCACACTCACCGCGCTCCTGCTCTGGAGCCGTATGGGGGGCGACGATGGCGTCACCGAGGTCCTAGCCCACCGCATGGAGGTCCTGCCAGGCAGGTTCATTGAAGTACCCTGCTCTGAGGACTATGACAGCCACCGGAGTTTCGAAG GGTGCACCCCTAGGAAGTGTGGCCGTGGCATCTCAGACGTGGTCATCAGCAGGGAGGAGGCAGTGCAGATCCGCAG CATCGCGGAGAAGGGCTTGTCCCTGGGAGGATCAGACGGTGGG GCCTCCATTCTGGACCTGCACTCGGGGGCCCTGTCTGTGGGGAAGCACTTCGTGAACCTCTACAG GTACTTTGGGGATAaaatacaaagtgtcttctcagAAGAGGACTTCCAGTTATACCG GGATGTGCGGCAGAAAGTGCAGCTCACCATCGCTGAAGCCTTTGGCATCAGTGCATCCTTGCTGTACCTGACGAAGCCCACCTTCTTCTCCCGGATCAACACCACGGAGGCCCGGACAGCACATGATGAGTACTGGCATGCGCACGTTGACAAG GTGACCTATGGCTCCTTTGACTACACCTCACTGCTGTACCTGTCCGACTACCTGGAGGACTTTGGCGGAGGACGATTCGTGTTCATGGAGGAGGGAGCAAACAAGACGGTGGAGCCGAGAGTTG gCCGGGTCTCCTTCTTCACCTCGGGGTCCGAGAACCTGCACCGGGTGGAGAAGGTCCTCTGGGGCACACGCTACGCCATCACCATCGCCTTCACCTGCAACCCCGACCACAGCATCACAGACCCTACCTTCACGTAG
- the OGFOD3 gene encoding 2-oxoglutarate and iron-dependent oxygenase domain-containing protein 3 isoform X6, whose product MQQCTVTAWTACVCARTRARAYVSASILDLHSGALSVGKHFVNLYRYFGDKIQSVFSEEDFQLYRDVRQKVQLTIAEAFGISASLLYLTKPTFFSRINTTEARTAHDEYWHAHVDKVTYGSFDYTSLLYLSDYLEDFGGGRFVFMEEGANKTVEPRVEDLVVQWLKHSAANQRISCSNPPPVPHEKDVAACFREDYSLGNPMGQFHSVLWDRYELESTQQWPGLLLHLGVREPAPGGEGPLGHTLRHHHRLHLQPRPQHHRPYLHVASGALGMVLESCPRAPAQEQAHRGGFWTTLSAPCHLSPSHCTECLKG is encoded by the exons ATGCAGCAGTGCACTGTGACAGCCTGGacagcgtgtgtgtgcgcgcgcacacgCGCGCGTGCCTATGTGAGC GCCTCCATTCTGGACCTGCACTCGGGGGCCCTGTCTGTGGGGAAGCACTTCGTGAACCTCTACAG GTACTTTGGGGATAaaatacaaagtgtcttctcagAAGAGGACTTCCAGTTATACCG GGATGTGCGGCAGAAAGTGCAGCTCACCATCGCTGAAGCCTTTGGCATCAGTGCATCCTTGCTGTACCTGACGAAGCCCACCTTCTTCTCCCGGATCAACACCACGGAGGCCCGGACAGCACATGATGAGTACTGGCATGCGCACGTTGACAAG GTGACCTATGGCTCCTTTGACTACACCTCACTGCTGTACCTGTCCGACTACCTGGAGGACTTTGGCGGAGGACGATTCGTGTTCATGGAGGAGGGAGCAAACAAGACGGTGGAGCCGAGAGTTG AAgatctggtggtacaatggttaaaacactcagctgctaaccaaaggatcagctgttcaaacccaccacctgttccacatgagaaagatgtggcagcctgcttccgtgaagattacagccttggaaatcctatggggcagttccattctgtcttatgggatcgctatgagttggagtcaactcaacagtg gCCGGGTCTCCTTCTTCACCTCGGGGTCCGAGAACCTGCACCGGGTGGAGAAGGTCCTCTGGGGCACACGCTACGCCATCACCATCGCCTTCACCTGCAACCCCGACCACAGCATCACAGACCCTACCTTCACGTAGCCAGCGGGGCCCTGGGGATGGTGTTAGAGTCTTGTCCACGTGCCCCGGCTCAAGAACAAGCCCACCGAGGGGGCTTCTGGACCACACTGAGTGCCCCCTGCCATCTTAGCCCATCCCACTGCACAGAGTGCCTTAAGGGTTAG
- the OGFOD3 gene encoding 2-oxoglutarate and iron-dependent oxygenase domain-containing protein 3 isoform X1 produces MAPQRRGAPKTPDGSGAAERLRPSSTRKDRAQQEAPRRGLKTAVLGACATLTALLLWSRMGGDDGVTEVLAHRMEVLPGRFIEVPCSEDYDSHRSFEGCTPRKCGRGISDVVISREEAVQIRSIAEKGLSLGGSDGGLPSFQASILDLHSGALSVGKHFVNLYRYFGDKIQSVFSEEDFQLYRDVRQKVQLTIAEAFGISASLLYLTKPTFFSRINTTEARTAHDEYWHAHVDKVTYGSFDYTSLLYLSDYLEDFGGGRFVFMEEGANKTVEPRVEDLVVQWLKHSAANQRISCSNPPPVPHEKDVAACFREDYSLGNPMGQFHSVLWDRYELESTQQWPGLLLHLGVREPAPGGEGPLGHTLRHHHRLHLQPRPQHHRPYLHVASGALGMVLESCPRAPAQEQAHRGGFWTTLSAPCHLSPSHCTECLKG; encoded by the exons CACCAGGAAGGACCGGGCCCAGCAGGAGGCCCCGAGGAGGGGGCTGAAGACCGCCGTGCTGGGGGCCTGCGCCACACTCACCGCGCTCCTGCTCTGGAGCCGTATGGGGGGCGACGATGGCGTCACCGAGGTCCTAGCCCACCGCATGGAGGTCCTGCCAGGCAGGTTCATTGAAGTACCCTGCTCTGAGGACTATGACAGCCACCGGAGTTTCGAAG GGTGCACCCCTAGGAAGTGTGGCCGTGGCATCTCAGACGTGGTCATCAGCAGGGAGGAGGCAGTGCAGATCCGCAG CATCGCGGAGAAGGGCTTGTCCCTGGGAGGATCAGACGGTGGG CTTCCATCTTTCCAGGCCTCCATTCTGGACCTGCACTCGGGGGCCCTGTCTGTGGGGAAGCACTTCGTGAACCTCTACAG GTACTTTGGGGATAaaatacaaagtgtcttctcagAAGAGGACTTCCAGTTATACCG GGATGTGCGGCAGAAAGTGCAGCTCACCATCGCTGAAGCCTTTGGCATCAGTGCATCCTTGCTGTACCTGACGAAGCCCACCTTCTTCTCCCGGATCAACACCACGGAGGCCCGGACAGCACATGATGAGTACTGGCATGCGCACGTTGACAAG GTGACCTATGGCTCCTTTGACTACACCTCACTGCTGTACCTGTCCGACTACCTGGAGGACTTTGGCGGAGGACGATTCGTGTTCATGGAGGAGGGAGCAAACAAGACGGTGGAGCCGAGAGTTG AAgatctggtggtacaatggttaaaacactcagctgctaaccaaaggatcagctgttcaaacccaccacctgttccacatgagaaagatgtggcagcctgcttccgtgaagattacagccttggaaatcctatggggcagttccattctgtcttatgggatcgctatgagttggagtcaactcaacagtg gCCGGGTCTCCTTCTTCACCTCGGGGTCCGAGAACCTGCACCGGGTGGAGAAGGTCCTCTGGGGCACACGCTACGCCATCACCATCGCCTTCACCTGCAACCCCGACCACAGCATCACAGACCCTACCTTCACGTAGCCAGCGGGGCCCTGGGGATGGTGTTAGAGTCTTGTCCACGTGCCCCGGCTCAAGAACAAGCCCACCGAGGGGGCTTCTGGACCACACTGAGTGCCCCCTGCCATCTTAGCCCATCCCACTGCACAGAGTGCCTTAAGGGTTAG